The window CTTCGGGGCAATGTGCGCAATATTTTTAAGAGCAAGGCATTTATCGACACCCTTCGTGCAGCGAGGATTGAGATCTCCCAGACATCAGAGCCGAAACAGACTAACACCACGCAACGCTGGAAGATTATGTTGAGCATCGAAGACCAAGATCGCAAACTACCAACAAAAATTGAATTCTCCAGGCGAGATGGACTTGAAGGCGCAGTTATGGAGCCTGTTGATCAAGAAATTCTAGTCAAATACAAACTCTATCCTATTTCTTGCTATCATTACCCACGAATATGGGCGGTGCGGCAAAAGATAGGCGCTCTTATTGGAAGAGCGCAAACTCAAGCTAGAGACATATTCGATCTCTCTTTCCTAATCCACGACAAGCTCGATCTCGGAAAATACGCACTAAGTGCCTCTGATATTAATAGAGCATGCGAGAATGCACTTAGGTTAAGCTTCGACGATTACCAGGGACAAGTTGTCGCGTATTTAATGCCCGAGTATCAGAGTCTATATGGCACTGAACAAGAATGGAACAGCATGGTTTCAAAAGTGCTAGGTTTTATAAGAGAGGCTTTCGATGAATCTGCTTCAAGCTGACACGAAACTTAGCAAATTTGGTT is drawn from Deltaproteobacteria bacterium and contains these coding sequences:
- a CDS encoding nucleotidyl transferase AbiEii/AbiGii toxin family protein; this encodes MNFYETIEHFHLIFLGQLSRRIAQDLFALKGGVNLRFYFKSIRFSEDIDFDVYKISLETLRGNVRNIFKSKAFIDTLRAARIEISQTSEPKQTNTTQRWKIMLSIEDQDRKLPTKIEFSRRDGLEGAVMEPVDQEILVKYKLYPISCYHYPRIWAVRQKIGALIGRAQTQARDIFDLSFLIHDKLDLGKYALSASDINRACENALRLSFDDYQGQVVAYLMPEYQSLYGTEQEWNSMVSKVLGFIREAFDESASS